From Polaribacter butkevichii, a single genomic window includes:
- a CDS encoding thioredoxin family protein, whose product MARTESNEFKNGTKAPDFTLLNTVDDSFVSLNEAKGEKGTVIMFICNHCPFVIHVNSELVKMANDYQQKGIAFIAISSNDVDNYPQDSPELMKQLAEEENYPFPYLYDETQEVAKAYDAACTPDFYVFDADLKAVYHGQLDASRPGNGKPVTGIDLRTSLDNLLENKPALENQKPSMGCGIKWK is encoded by the coding sequence ATGGCAAGAACAGAATCTAACGAGTTTAAAAACGGAACAAAAGCACCTGATTTTACTTTATTAAATACAGTTGATGATTCTTTTGTTTCTTTAAACGAAGCTAAAGGAGAAAAAGGAACTGTAATTATGTTTATTTGTAATCATTGTCCGTTTGTAATTCATGTAAATAGTGAGTTGGTGAAAATGGCAAATGACTATCAGCAAAAAGGAATTGCGTTTATTGCAATAAGCTCTAATGATGTTGATAATTATCCGCAAGATTCGCCTGAATTGATGAAGCAATTGGCTGAAGAAGAAAACTATCCTTTTCCGTATTTGTATGATGAAACTCAGGAAGTAGCAAAAGCCTATGATGCTGCTTGTACGCCAGATTTTTATGTGTTTGATGCTGATTTAAAAGCGGTTTATCACGGACAATTAGATGCTTCTAGACCAGGAAACGGAAAACCAGTTACAGGTATCGATTTAAGAACTTCTTTGGATAATTTATTAGAAAACAAACCTGCTTTAGAAAACCAAAAACCAAGTATGGGGTGTGGTATTAAGTGGAAATAG
- a CDS encoding NAD(P)/FAD-dependent oxidoreductase, protein MKKVIIIGGGAAGYFTAINAKENNPELDITILEKGKDVLQKVKISGGGRCNVTHACFEPKELVKFYPRGEKELLGPFHQFMTGDTFEWFENRGVPLKIEDDNRVFPEANKSQVIIDCFQNAVDNLGIKVFTNCGVNSVSQQDNKWVINTKEQVFEADKLVIAAGSSKKVWELCETLDHDVIEPVPSLFTFNINDKRLVDLLGTSVPNATVTIAGTKLEASGPLLITHWGMSGPAVLKLSAFGARILADKNYQYNVAVNWLSRPTDKVLNVLLNLKKKEPRKTAILKSPFAEVSKRLWERFVIAAGIKATQNWADLKNAQLEGLANQLTKGVFNANGRTTFKDEFVTAGGVDLKEINFKRFESRKHKNLFFVGEVLNIDAVTGGFNFQNAWTGGFICANALAED, encoded by the coding sequence ATGAAAAAAGTAATAATTATTGGAGGTGGAGCAGCAGGATATTTTACAGCGATAAACGCAAAAGAAAATAATCCTGAATTAGATATTACGATTCTCGAAAAAGGGAAAGACGTTTTACAGAAAGTAAAAATTTCTGGAGGTGGAAGATGTAATGTAACACATGCTTGTTTTGAACCTAAAGAATTGGTGAAATTTTATCCAAGAGGAGAAAAAGAATTGCTAGGACCTTTTCATCAATTTATGACAGGTGATACTTTTGAGTGGTTCGAAAATAGAGGCGTTCCTTTAAAAATTGAAGATGATAATCGTGTTTTTCCAGAAGCAAATAAGAGTCAGGTAATTATAGATTGTTTTCAGAATGCTGTTGATAACTTAGGTATTAAAGTGTTCACAAACTGTGGTGTAAATTCAGTTTCTCAACAAGATAACAAATGGGTTATTAACACAAAAGAACAAGTTTTTGAAGCAGATAAATTAGTAATTGCAGCAGGGAGCTCTAAAAAAGTGTGGGAATTGTGCGAAACTTTAGACCATGATGTTATAGAACCTGTTCCGTCTTTATTTACCTTTAATATCAATGATAAACGTTTGGTAGATTTATTGGGAACTTCAGTACCAAACGCTACCGTAACGATCGCTGGAACAAAATTAGAAGCATCCGGACCTTTGTTAATTACGCATTGGGGAATGAGTGGACCAGCAGTTTTAAAATTATCCGCCTTTGGCGCAAGAATTTTAGCGGATAAAAATTATCAATACAACGTAGCAGTAAATTGGTTGTCTAGACCAACAGATAAAGTTTTAAATGTGCTTTTAAATTTAAAAAAGAAAGAACCTAGAAAAACAGCTATTTTAAAATCGCCATTTGCTGAGGTTTCTAAAAGATTGTGGGAACGTTTTGTAATTGCAGCAGGAATTAAAGCAACTCAGAATTGGGCAGATTTAAAGAATGCGCAGTTAGAAGGTTTAGCAAATCAGTTAACAAAAGGAGTTTTTAATGCAAACGGAAGAACTACTTTTAAAGATGAATTTGTTACTGCTGGTGGAGTAGATTTAAAAGAAATTAATTTTAAACGTTTTGAAAGTAGAAAACATAAAAACCTCTTTTTTGTAGGTGAAGTTTTAAATATTGATGCCGTTACTGGAGGCTTCAACTTTCAGAATGCGTGGACAGGTGGTTTTATCTGTGCAAATGCTTTGGCAGAGGATTAA
- a CDS encoding GYDIA family GHMP kinase, producing the protein MKNYYSNGKLLLTGEYLVLDGAKSLAIPTKFGQDLSVEKIKEPQIIWGSFTHTGACWFEAVFDLQKLRLVNCTFNADKEGNADVIAETLLSILVEAKNLNPDFLKSENGFMVKTNLTFPRNWGLGTSSTLINSIAAWAKVDAFKLLWNSFKGSGYDIACAQNDTPVFYQIENKKPVVAPVEFNPIFKENLFFVHLNQKQDSKEGIAKFREHLDCARHDVQGKIKRISEISDAFLKVESLEKFEALIVEHEQIISSIIKLKPVKEKLFPDYFGAIKSLGAWGGDFVLVTGNADTPTYFKNKGFTTILRYQEMVL; encoded by the coding sequence ATGAAGAACTATTATTCCAACGGAAAACTTTTACTAACAGGAGAATATCTAGTTTTAGATGGAGCTAAATCTTTAGCAATTCCAACTAAATTTGGACAAGATTTAAGTGTTGAAAAAATAAAAGAACCTCAAATTATTTGGGGAAGTTTTACGCATACAGGAGCATGTTGGTTCGAAGCTGTTTTCGATTTACAAAAACTACGTTTAGTAAATTGTACATTTAATGCTGATAAAGAAGGAAATGCTGATGTAATAGCAGAAACGTTGTTAAGTATTTTGGTAGAAGCAAAAAACTTAAATCCAGATTTTTTAAAGTCAGAAAATGGGTTTATGGTAAAAACAAACCTTACATTTCCAAGAAATTGGGGTTTAGGTACATCATCAACTTTAATAAACTCTATTGCTGCTTGGGCAAAAGTAGATGCTTTTAAATTACTTTGGAATTCTTTTAAAGGAAGTGGTTATGATATTGCTTGTGCTCAGAATGATACACCAGTTTTTTATCAAATAGAAAATAAAAAACCTGTTGTAGCACCTGTTGAATTTAACCCTATTTTTAAAGAGAATTTGTTTTTTGTGCATCTAAATCAGAAACAAGATTCTAAAGAAGGAATTGCAAAATTTAGAGAACATCTCGACTGCGCTCGACATGACGTTCAAGGAAAAATAAAAAGAATTTCAGAGATTTCTGATGCCTTTTTAAAAGTTGAATCCTTAGAAAAGTTTGAGGCGTTAATTGTAGAACATGAGCAAATTATTAGTTCGATTATCAAATTGAAACCGGTAAAAGAAAAATTATTTCCAGATTATTTTGGAGCCATAAAAAGTTTAGGCGCTTGGGGAGGAGATTTTGTGCTAGTAACAGGAAATGCTGATACGCCAACGTATTTTAAAAATAAAGGATTTACAACCATTCTTAGGTATCAAGAAATGGTTTTATAA
- the tnpA gene encoding IS200/IS605 family transposase — MPFVKVYIHFVWSTKNRIPFLATKEIRQKVWAHIKENAKEKGIFIDFINGYTDHCHCLVSLGSNQTIEKVMQLIKGESSFWINKEKLTVEKFQWQSEYFAVSVSESILDKVRTYIKNQEEHHSKKTFQEEYEEFIKKYNFKRFDD, encoded by the coding sequence ATGCCTTTTGTAAAAGTCTACATACATTTTGTTTGGAGTACCAAAAACAGAATTCCGTTTTTGGCTACAAAAGAAATTAGACAAAAAGTTTGGGCACATATTAAGGAGAATGCAAAAGAAAAAGGAATTTTTATAGATTTTATAAACGGGTATACAGATCATTGCCACTGTTTAGTTTCTCTAGGTTCTAATCAAACAATAGAAAAAGTGATGCAATTAATAAAAGGAGAATCTTCTTTTTGGATCAATAAAGAAAAGTTAACTGTAGAAAAATTTCAATGGCAAAGTGAATATTTTGCAGTTTCAGTTTCTGAATCTATACTTGACAAAGTTAGAACCTATATTAAAAATCAAGAAGAACATCACAGTAAAAAAACTTTTCAAGAAGAGTATGAAGAGTTTATTAAAAAATATAATTTTAAGAGATTTGATGATTAA
- a CDS encoding DUF1569 domain-containing protein: MIDKNSKPIFGKMNGQQMIEHLSFLLQISNGKVAADYYVSDEKSARRKPFLNTEGELQVGFKAPLLSEEPNDLKFNSVGEAINDLFIQIDDFKIHFETAKAENHPFFGELDYAYWQKFHVKHFTHHFKQFGLV, translated from the coding sequence ATGATTGATAAAAATTCAAAACCTATTTTTGGAAAAATGAATGGGCAACAAATGATAGAACATTTAAGTTTTTTACTTCAGATTTCTAACGGAAAAGTAGCTGCCGATTATTATGTTTCTGATGAAAAATCGGCAAGAAGAAAACCTTTTTTAAATACAGAAGGTGAATTACAAGTTGGTTTTAAAGCGCCTTTGTTGTCTGAAGAACCAAATGATTTAAAATTTAATTCTGTAGGTGAAGCAATCAATGATTTATTTATTCAAATTGATGATTTTAAAATTCATTTTGAAACAGCGAAAGCTGAAAATCATCCTTTTTTTGGTGAATTAGATTATGCTTATTGGCAAAAATTTCATGTAAAACATTTTACACACCATTTTAAACAATTCGGATTGGTTTAA
- a CDS encoding S9 family peptidase, which yields MKKRIFFVTILLLTSYISTAQTTPKQTSNLKEITLEEIWNGTFSAERMNSLNSMNGDFYAVLDYNRQTRSVSVDKYSYKTLEKVETIVNSANLNGLNSFSSYSFNNDETKLILGTNFKKIYRHSFKGTFYAYDIASKSLTLIEENIQEPVFSPDNKNIAYAKDNNIFIKNLASNNITQVTNDGKINEVINGITDWVYEEEFAFVRAFEWNKTGTHLAFLRFDETNVPTFSMDIVGTELYPTQQVFKYPKAGEKNADVTLHMYTLSTASTKKISLGDYEYIPRIKWSNDADVLVATTLNRHQNNLKLHKVNPVKATTVLLLNETDKAYIDITDNLTFLADNSFIWTSEKDGYNHIYHYDFNGKLINQITKGNWEVTNYYGFNEKKKTIYYQSIENGSINRGVYAINLKGKHKELLSNVNGQNTAAFSKNLNFFINTHSSANTPPVYSLYTAKGKMLKVIKDNVALKERLSAYKMSPKEFSTININGNDLNMWMVKPLDFDETKKYPLLMFQYSGPGSQQVGNTWNGSNDYWHNMLAQKGIIVVCIDGRGTGYKGADFKKVTQKELGKYEVEDQIAAAKKLVERSYIDKNNVGIWGWSFGGFMSTNCILKGNDVFTTAIAVAPVTSWRFYDSVYTERYMQTPQENASGYDDNSPINYADKLKGNYLLVHGTGDDNVHVQNSYRMINSLIEANKQFDMFIVPDRTHGIYKGRNTRLNLFTKMTNFIDANLNNK from the coding sequence ATGAAAAAAAGAATCTTTTTTGTAACTATTCTATTATTAACAAGTTACATATCCACAGCACAAACAACACCAAAACAAACATCAAATTTAAAAGAAATTACGCTAGAAGAAATCTGGAACGGAACGTTTTCTGCGGAAAGAATGAATTCTTTAAACTCTATGAATGGCGATTTTTATGCTGTTTTAGACTATAATAGACAAACTAGATCGGTATCTGTAGACAAATACAGCTACAAAACGCTAGAAAAAGTAGAAACAATTGTTAATAGTGCCAATTTAAATGGCTTAAATAGCTTTTCTTCTTACAGTTTTAATAATGATGAAACGAAACTAATTCTAGGTACTAACTTCAAGAAAATATATAGACATTCTTTTAAAGGAACTTTTTATGCGTATGATATTGCTTCAAAAAGTTTAACATTAATTGAAGAAAATATTCAAGAACCTGTTTTTTCTCCGGATAATAAAAATATTGCCTATGCAAAAGACAACAATATTTTTATTAAAAACCTAGCCTCAAATAACATTACTCAAGTTACAAACGATGGTAAAATAAATGAAGTAATTAATGGTATTACAGATTGGGTTTATGAAGAAGAATTTGCCTTTGTAAGAGCTTTTGAATGGAACAAGACAGGAACTCACTTAGCTTTTTTACGTTTTGATGAAACAAATGTTCCTACGTTTTCTATGGATATTGTTGGTACTGAATTATACCCAACACAACAAGTTTTTAAATACCCAAAAGCCGGAGAAAAAAATGCAGATGTAACGTTACACATGTACACATTATCAACAGCAAGTACAAAGAAAATTTCTTTAGGCGATTACGAATACATCCCTAGAATTAAATGGTCTAATGATGCAGATGTTTTGGTAGCAACTACTTTAAACCGTCATCAAAATAATTTAAAATTACACAAAGTAAATCCTGTAAAAGCAACAACAGTTTTATTATTAAATGAAACTGACAAAGCATATATTGATATTACAGACAACCTTACTTTTTTAGCTGATAACAGTTTTATTTGGACGAGCGAAAAGGATGGTTACAACCATATTTATCATTATGATTTTAACGGAAAACTCATCAACCAAATTACAAAAGGGAACTGGGAAGTAACTAATTACTATGGTTTTAACGAAAAAAAGAAAACCATTTACTATCAATCTATAGAAAATGGCTCTATCAATAGAGGTGTTTATGCTATCAATTTAAAAGGAAAGCATAAAGAATTGTTAAGTAATGTAAACGGACAAAACACGGCTGCATTTAGTAAAAATTTAAACTTCTTTATCAACACACATTCCTCAGCAAACACTCCTCCTGTTTATTCTTTATATACAGCTAAAGGAAAAATGTTAAAGGTGATAAAAGATAATGTTGCTTTAAAAGAACGATTATCAGCATATAAAATGAGTCCGAAGGAGTTTTCTACCATTAACATTAATGGAAACGACTTAAATATGTGGATGGTAAAACCTTTAGATTTTGATGAGACAAAGAAATATCCACTTTTAATGTTTCAATATTCTGGTCCTGGTTCTCAACAAGTTGGAAATACTTGGAACGGGAGCAATGATTACTGGCATAATATGTTGGCACAAAAAGGAATTATTGTAGTTTGTATTGATGGACGCGGAACAGGTTATAAAGGTGCCGATTTTAAAAAGGTTACTCAGAAAGAATTGGGTAAATACGAAGTTGAAGATCAAATTGCAGCTGCTAAAAAATTAGTAGAACGTTCTTATATCGACAAAAATAATGTTGGTATTTGGGGATGGTCTTTTGGTGGATTTATGAGTACCAATTGTATTTTAAAAGGAAATGATGTTTTTACAACAGCAATTGCCGTTGCGCCGGTTACTTCTTGGCGTTTTTACGATTCTGTGTACACAGAACGTTATATGCAAACTCCACAAGAAAATGCAAGTGGTTATGATGATAATTCGCCCATTAATTATGCCGATAAATTAAAAGGAAACTACTTATTGGTTCATGGAACTGGTGATGATAATGTACACGTACAAAACTCTTATAGAATGATAAATTCTTTAATTGAAGCGAATAAACAATTTGATATGTTTATTGTTCCAGACAGAACACACGGAATTTATAAAGGAAGAAATACGCGTTTAAATTTGTTCACAAAAATGACTAACTTTATCGATGCGAATTTAAATAACAAATAA
- a CDS encoding peptide MFS transporter yields the protein MSNTAKLPHQKELFGHPVGLYVLFFTEMWERFSYYGMRALLVLYLTSKTTDVNHGLGWSQGDALALYGWYTALVYIMSIPGGILADKFLGQKKSVILGAILLVFGHCVLAYEAMWAFYTGLVFIILGVGCLKPNISTMVGGLYKKGDVRRDKGFTLFYIGINVGAFLSGLVVGYVGEVHGWHYGFGLAGLLMIIGLIQFVAGQKYLVHVGNYLGKSDNVEDQEAYKRPLNKVEKDRIIVLMISFLLIIAFFAAFEQAGGLMNIYAREKTDRMLMGWEVPATWFQSLNSFFIISLGVGIAAFWAKRKLKGTEASSLYKMILGLGITGIGFLFMSAAAAQYDSTGTSAMYWLVLAYLFHTVGELCLSPVSLSFVTKLAPAKYASIMMGIYFATTGLGNKAAGLLGESSSLFGEFKVFTGIAIFCVVFAFLVYLFLGKLKALTHGAEDNETDFSTKEAEGFELAEE from the coding sequence ATGAGCAATACTGCTAAGTTACCGCACCAAAAAGAATTATTTGGTCACCCCGTTGGATTATACGTTTTATTTTTTACAGAAATGTGGGAACGCTTTTCGTACTATGGGATGAGAGCCCTTTTAGTTCTTTACTTAACCTCTAAAACTACAGATGTAAATCATGGTCTCGGATGGTCTCAAGGAGATGCATTAGCTCTATACGGATGGTATACAGCACTCGTATATATTATGTCTATTCCGGGTGGTATTTTAGCAGATAAATTTTTAGGTCAAAAAAAATCGGTAATTTTAGGAGCAATACTCTTGGTTTTTGGTCATTGCGTGCTTGCCTATGAAGCTATGTGGGCATTTTACACAGGATTGGTTTTTATAATACTTGGCGTTGGATGCTTAAAACCAAATATTTCTACAATGGTGGGTGGACTTTATAAAAAAGGAGACGTACGTAGAGATAAAGGATTTACCCTTTTTTATATAGGTATTAATGTTGGTGCTTTCTTATCTGGATTAGTTGTTGGTTATGTAGGTGAAGTTCATGGATGGCATTATGGTTTTGGATTAGCTGGATTACTAATGATTATAGGTTTAATTCAATTTGTTGCTGGTCAAAAATATTTAGTTCACGTAGGTAATTACTTAGGTAAATCTGATAACGTAGAAGATCAAGAAGCCTACAAAAGACCTCTTAATAAAGTTGAAAAAGACAGAATTATTGTTTTAATGATTTCTTTTCTATTGATCATTGCTTTTTTTGCAGCATTTGAACAAGCCGGTGGTTTAATGAATATTTATGCTAGAGAAAAAACAGATAGAATGTTAATGGGGTGGGAAGTACCAGCTACTTGGTTTCAATCTTTAAATTCTTTTTTTATTATCTCTTTAGGAGTTGGAATTGCTGCTTTTTGGGCTAAAAGAAAATTAAAAGGAACCGAAGCTTCTTCTTTATATAAAATGATTCTTGGTTTAGGAATTACTGGTATCGGATTTTTATTTATGTCTGCTGCCGCAGCTCAATATGATAGTACAGGAACTTCTGCAATGTATTGGTTAGTATTAGCTTATTTATTTCATACAGTTGGAGAATTATGTTTATCTCCGGTTTCACTATCATTCGTTACCAAATTAGCACCTGCCAAATATGCATCTATAATGATGGGAATTTATTTTGCAACAACAGGTTTAGGAAATAAAGCCGCAGGTTTACTAGGAGAATCTTCTTCTCTTTTTGGAGAGTTTAAAGTTTTTACAGGGATCGCAATTTTCTGTGTAGTATTTGCCTTCTTAGTTTACCTCTTTTTAGGAAAACTAAAAGCGCTTACACATGGCGCCGAAGATAATGAAACAGATTTCAGCACCAAAGAAGCTGAAGGCTTTGAATTAGCCGAAGAATAA
- a CDS encoding peptide MFS transporter, producing the protein MNTAKYRFEGSEMNSKLLMGHPSGLFVLFFTEMWERFSYYGMRAILVLFLTSALIDGGWAWSREEALGLYGTYTMLVYFSPILGGWLADKFLGYRTAVVWGALIMALGHAAMAFDTPFSLYIGIGLLVAGNGLFKPNMTSIINGMYVNAQDKKDGAFTIYYMGVNAGAFLGILLCGYIGETHGWHFGFGLAGVFMFLGTLQFWLAQGIFGKVGLSPSKTVEYEDAIQTKTTTDTQEKVPTNVQRDRYIVVGVLAFFTIFFWAAFEQAGGSMTIFAKDYTNRVLEGDAANIFRVANTLLTVVPLMIITYVLLKLFKITFKKYALSNLFLGTSFVIIWAIVLWMLKSQFSEVETEVPASWFSILNSFYIITFAPLFSKLWESKYNPSATVKFGLGLVLLGLGFGILAYGSASIPQGAQTASVSMIFLILAYLLHTLGELALSPVGLSYVSKLVPASKIGLMFGLWYIAIGMGNKTAGSMGGMIDKITAAYDMSTFFLIFTIIPIAAGVILMALTPIMNKLMHGVK; encoded by the coding sequence ATGAATACAGCTAAATACAGGTTTGAAGGTTCAGAAATGAACAGTAAATTATTGATGGGACACCCATCTGGATTATTTGTTTTATTTTTCACAGAAATGTGGGAGCGCTTCTCATACTACGGAATGCGCGCTATTCTAGTACTTTTTCTAACTTCTGCTTTGATAGATGGTGGTTGGGCTTGGTCTAGAGAAGAAGCTCTTGGACTCTATGGAACGTACACCATGTTAGTGTACTTTTCTCCTATACTTGGAGGATGGTTAGCAGACAAGTTTCTTGGCTACAGAACAGCTGTTGTTTGGGGAGCATTAATTATGGCTCTTGGACATGCAGCAATGGCTTTTGACACTCCTTTTAGCTTATACATAGGTATTGGATTGTTAGTTGCAGGTAATGGGCTATTTAAACCAAACATGACATCAATAATTAATGGTATGTATGTAAATGCACAAGACAAAAAAGACGGTGCATTTACCATCTATTACATGGGAGTAAATGCAGGTGCCTTTTTAGGGATATTACTTTGTGGTTATATTGGCGAAACACATGGTTGGCATTTCGGTTTTGGTCTTGCAGGTGTATTTATGTTCTTAGGTACTCTACAATTTTGGTTAGCACAAGGTATTTTTGGTAAAGTAGGTTTATCTCCATCTAAAACCGTAGAATACGAAGATGCTATTCAAACAAAAACAACTACAGATACACAAGAAAAAGTACCTACTAACGTTCAAAGAGACCGTTACATTGTTGTAGGTGTTTTAGCTTTTTTTACAATATTCTTTTGGGCGGCTTTTGAGCAAGCCGGAGGGTCTATGACTATTTTTGCAAAGGACTATACCAATAGAGTTCTAGAAGGCGATGCAGCAAATATTTTTAGAGTAGCAAACACGTTACTTACCGTAGTGCCTTTAATGATTATTACCTACGTATTATTAAAATTATTTAAAATTACTTTTAAAAAATATGCGTTATCTAATCTCTTTTTAGGAACTAGTTTTGTAATTATTTGGGCAATTGTACTTTGGATGTTAAAATCTCAATTCTCTGAAGTAGAAACAGAAGTTCCTGCATCTTGGTTTTCTATTTTAAATTCTTTTTACATCATTACGTTTGCACCTCTTTTTTCTAAACTATGGGAAAGCAAATACAATCCATCTGCAACTGTTAAGTTTGGCCTTGGTTTGGTACTTTTAGGATTAGGGTTTGGTATTTTAGCATATGGTTCTGCAAGCATACCACAAGGAGCTCAAACCGCTTCTGTTAGTATGATCTTTTTAATTTTAGCTTATTTATTACATACTTTAGGAGAACTGGCTTTATCTCCTGTTGGCTTGTCTTATGTAAGTAAATTAGTGCCTGCAAGTAAAATAGGGTTAATGTTTGGACTTTGGTACATTGCTATTGGAATGGGTAACAAAACAGCAGGTTCTATGGGAGGAATGATTGATAAAATTACGGCTGCTTACGATATGAGTACCTTCTTTTTAATTTTTACCATTATACCAATTGCGGCAGGAGTAATCTTAATGGCTTTAACACCAATCATGAATAAACTAATGCACGGAGTAAAGTAA
- a CDS encoding thioredoxin family protein, with translation MKKLILLIAISLFYLNTNAQENIKWLGFEEAIKLNKENPKPILIDVYTDWCGYCKKMDLNTYSNKTIRDYINKNFYAVKLDGEYKKDIVFNDHTFKFQKEGRRGYHQLAATLMNGRMSYPTTLFLSEKEELLDRIPGYLDTEIMEKVLVYFSEKLYETKKWGEFDKEFKSNL, from the coding sequence ATGAAAAAACTTATTCTACTTATTGCAATTTCACTATTTTATTTAAATACAAATGCACAAGAAAACATTAAATGGTTAGGTTTTGAAGAGGCCATTAAATTAAACAAAGAAAACCCTAAACCTATTTTAATTGATGTGTATACAGATTGGTGTGGCTATTGCAAAAAAATGGATTTAAACACTTATTCTAATAAAACTATTCGCGATTATATTAATAAAAACTTTTATGCGGTTAAATTAGATGGTGAATACAAAAAGGACATTGTTTTTAATGACCACACATTTAAATTTCAAAAAGAAGGAAGACGTGGTTATCATCAACTTGCAGCGACTTTAATGAACGGAAGAATGTCTTACCCAACTACTTTGTTTTTATCAGAAAAAGAGGAATTATTAGACAGAATTCCAGGGTATTTAGATACAGAAATAATGGAAAAGGTATTGGTCTATTTTTCTGAAAAACTGTACGAAACTAAGAAATGGGGTGAATTTGATAAAGAGTTTAAAAGTAATTTGTAA